A stretch of Triticum aestivum cultivar Chinese Spring chromosome 1D, IWGSC CS RefSeq v2.1, whole genome shotgun sequence DNA encodes these proteins:
- the LOC123161827 gene encoding uncharacterized protein, with translation MRKGSNTVRIIGLVWLLPSLTLNSVLSVRGDKVAATTIEGSGSAAGYQIETNNRAALLNSATHKLWDYTVPPIDSGAASGYHLLVVEGFSRTRDILPAGEYIRCRTFLVGGHRWHLTYYTNGYDSEDAGFVSLVLVLEEDDDCDEDENDDDWEANEDDQTDNDDDDEDDDYEDEDKDGYHQDEHADNDDAHDDDMAEDDDEDEDHEDEHINNDDALHDDMAEDDDHDYHELFPSVKAQVFLCFIDQFQWLHSGRMRETKFGLITELTCKGFRKREILERSAHLKDDSFTIRCDIVVLDAKADIKSKQGASTMAPPFIQVPPSDMPIHFKNLLLSEEGADVTFVVGSETFAAHDCVLAARSTAFKSQLFGDKLGTAIVKIDDIEAEVFEGMLTFIYT, from the exons ATGAGAAAAGGGTCCAACACTGTCAGGATAATTGGCCTAGTGTGGCTACTGCCTTCTCTAACTCTTAACAGTGTGTTGTCTGTGCGTGGTGACAAGGTGGCGGCAACTACTATCGAGGGCTCCGGTTCAGCAGCCG GATACCAAATAGAGACAAACAACAGG GCCGCCCTCCTCAATAGTGCTACTCACAAGCTGTGGGACTACACCGTCCCGCCCATCGACTCCGGGGCAGCTAGCGGGTACCACTTGCTCGTGGTCGAAGGCTTCTCGCGTACCAGAGACATCTTGCCGGCCGGCGAGTACATCCGATGTCGCACTTTCTTGGTCGGAGGTCACCGCTGGCATCTCACGTACTACACTAATGGCTATGACTCCGAGGACGCTGGGTTTGTATcgcttgttcttgtccttgaggaGGACGACGATTGTGATGAGGATGAAAACGATGATGATTGGGAGGCAAACGAGGATGATCAGACTGAcaacgatgacgatgatgaagacgatgattATGAGGATGAAGACAAGGATGGATACCATCAAGATGAGCACGCCGATAATGATGATGCTCACGATGATGATATGgctgaggacgatgatgaggatgaagaccaTGAGGATGAGCACATCAATAATGatgacgctctccatgatgataTGGCTGAGGACGATGACCACGACTATCATGAGCTATTTCCGTCCGTGAAGGCTCAGGTTTTCTTATGTTTCATCGACCAGTTTCAGTGGCTCCACTCAGGACGCATGCGTGAAACCAAATTCGGTCTCATAACTGAGCTGACTTGTAAAGGGTTCAGAAAAAGGGAGATCTTGGAAAGGTCGGCGCATCTCAAGGACGACAGCTTCACCATCCGTTGCGACATCGTTGTACTTGACGCCAAGGCGGATATCAAATCCAAGCAGGGCGCTAGCACCATGGCTCCTCCGTTCATCCAAGTCCCTCCTTCTGACATGCCAATCCATTTCAAAAATCTCCTCCTGTCCGAGGAGGGTGCTGACGTGACGTTTGTGGTTGGCAGTGAAACGTTTGCTGCACACGATTGCGTACTTGCAGCGCGATCTACGGCCTTCAAGTCACAGCTGTTCGGTGACAAACTTGGCACTGCTATCGTGAAGATCGATGATATTGAAGCAGAAGTGTTTGAGGGCATGCTTACTTTCATCTACACTTGA